Sequence from the Candidatus Thioglobus sp. NP1 genome:
AGTTGGTGTTGGACCATCAAGCTCACATACGATGGGACCTATGATCGCAGCTAATGAATTTATGAAGCATGTTAGGTTCTTTGTAGAAACAAACACTAAGATTGATAAATATCATATTAGGTGCACCTTAAAAGACTCTTTAGCATATACAGGAGTAGGTCATGCAACTGATAGGGCTGTAACACTTGGTCTTCATGGATACCTTCCACACACCATAATTAAAGAAAATATGGATGAAGTTATTGATTACACTTGGAACTCCAAAAGTCTTGATATAAATGAGGGCCAAAAAGCAGCATTTTTTTCTGAAGAAGATATTATTTTTGATACCAGAAACTCATTGAAACAAAATCCTAATGGCCTAGTTTTTGACCTTCTGGATAAATCAGATAAGATACTTATTTCCCATACCTATTTCTCAATAGGTGGAGGATTTATATCAACGCTTAATGAAATAGAAAATATTGAAGCTCCGATAGCATCAGAACCAAGTTCGGCATATCCCTATCCTTTTGACAACTCAGATCAAATGCTAGAAATGTCTAAAAAAAGTAACAAAAAAATCTGGGAGATGAAGCTTGCAAATGAACTAGAAAATATGCCTGAAGAAATTCTTAATAAGAAACTTGATGAGATATGGGATGCAATGAAAAGTTGTGTTGAACATGGTCTTTCAACAGAAGGCATTCTTCCAGGTGGATTAAATACAAAGAGGCGGGCAATGAGGTTACATCAAAGTTTACAAAATGATTTAGAAAATGCAAATACTAGTGATTGGCTTTGTGCCTATGCAATGGCAGTTAACGAAGAGAATGCAGCAGGGCATATGGTTGTAACAGCCCCTACTAATGGTGCAGCAGGAGTGGTTCCAGCTACCTTATATTATTACTATAAACATAAATCAGCAACTCCCGAACAAATTCGTCAATTCCTTTTATCAGCCTCTGCAATTGGTGGACTAATTAAGCATAATAGCTCAATATCAGGTGCAGAAGTTGGCTGTCAAGGGGAAGTTGGCTCAGCATCTTCTATGGCTGCTGCTGGACTATGTGCCTCAAGAGGTGGTTCTTCTGCTCAAATCGAAAATGCTGCAGAAATGGCTTTAGAACATCACATAGGAATGACTTGTGATCCAGTAAAAGGGCTTGTCCAAGTCCCATGTATTGAAAGAAATGGTTTTGGTGCTGTTAAAGCATATACTGCTAGCTCACTATCTCTTAGGGAGAGTGGTGAACACTTAATTTCACTTGACCAGTGCATCGAAGCAATGCGAAAGACAGGCCTAGATATGTCAAATAAATATAAAGAGACATCTTTAGGTGGTTTAGCTGTTAGCTTTATTGAGTGCTAATCTAGTCCGAGTCAACTAATCCTGCACCTGCGCCTGAAGCTCTTGACTCAGCGCTTGACTTAACGAGACAGCGTGAAAAATAATCATAAATTTCTTGCCAATTCTCTTTGACCTCAACACCATTATTAAGTATTTCTAATTTTTTTTCAGTTATATTAAATTTTTTAATTGAATTATCTTTATGAATTATATGATCTGACTCTATAGGTGAAATAAATATATCAGCATTAGAACTTAACTCTATTGGATTTGTTGACGAACTTACAATTTCCCATTCTTCACTATCGATAAAGTTAACTTGATAATTATTCTTGTCTTGATCAATCCATAATACTTTTAGGCCTATAAGTTTATTTGCTCCTAAAGCTGATATGACCAGAAATGGAGAGTCAACATTACTAATTTTTAGTTGACTAGAGGAGCCTTTAACTTCAAACCAATCAACACAACTTACAGAAGCTTTAAGGGCTGATAATAATTTATTCTCAGGACAAAATAAATGTGGATCTTCATTTGCTTTTTCAAACTTAATTGACAGACTGCTTGTTTTAGAATCAAGATTATCAAGCGCTTGAAGACTTACTAAAGAAGGATCAAAACCATTTTCTGAAATCCAGATATTACTTCTAGCAAAGTCTTCAGACAAACCAATCGGCACATCTACCCCAGATGCTGCTCTCGTGAAATAAAAAAGAATCTCATTTAATGAAATCTTTAAATAACTTTTTGACATTTAAAAGTTATTTAAGAATATGATTTGGTCTTTCCGCAATTGGAAAAGACCAAGAGTCATAGTTTGGCTGTGACAACTGATCAGGCATTGGGGCGCCTTGATACATTGAAACCCTGGTCCATAAGTCCGACTTTGGATCAAACTTTGAGGCACCAAAAAATGCTAATTTAAAACGCAAAAGATCTATTGGTCGCATAGATTCACTCAGTAAGTTATCTTGAACTTCAGAATAAGGTCTTAAAAAAGTGTTCTGAATTCTTCGAATAATATGTCTAAATTCTGGGTACATCATTACAAATTCACTGATTGAAATATCATTAGATGTGACTGATAGTAAGTTGTTAAGTTCGCTCACGTCTCTTCCAATAGCTAATGGCATCTCTTGCTCAACACCATCATCAACGCCTTTAGAGCCAAATCTAGGCTCCAATTTATCCTCTGAATAATACCAAAAATGATGTTGTGATTCTTTCAAAGAAAAATCAATATTAGTAGCCCATTGGTATGAATCTTCAACAACCTCTTTTAACTGGGCTAATGACATATCTGCGTCAAATTTTGGAATCATGTTAGTTGACATTGTCTCAGCAAGATCGTCCACTAACAAACCATGAGGCTCAATTATTAAGGAAACTATCATCTCTTGACACTCTAATGAGAAATTATCCTCTACAAAATGATAAATTCCATTCCAAGGATATGGTCTGGATATATTTAACTCATCCTCACACCAAATTCTTAGAGCTTGTATTTCGTCAGTTAGGCATAAAATTCTATCAGACTGAAGAGCATCATCAACATTCCACTCATCGATATGTTGACTAACTTGAAGTAGGGATTTATGGAAAGCTTCAAGAGTCCCCTCAAGAGGTGTTTCAATTGACCTTACCCTAGCTAATGCAGTCTCTTTAGCAACAACCCAGTTATGAATTAATGCTGGGTGTTTAAGTAAAAATGGGGCCATTCCAAGTCCCGTAGCATTTCCCACACCAATAAATTGCCTTGAAGTTTTATTAAGTTTAACTGCTTTTTTACCACCCCTTTCCTTTGCAAGCTCTTCAACTGAGTCAATTGTAAACCAGCGAATTAAGTAAACAGTTAATAACTCCATTTGAAATGGAGCTTTGCACTCTTCTCGATCAGCAATTTTTGCTCTATCAGCGCAGCCAAATTTACCACTTCCATAAACTGCAGAAGTTCTCATCAAATAACCAACAGATTTTAATAAATCAAAATCAGGTTGCTGACCTTTTGATAATGAATCAACTGCATTTTTAAAAACTCTTAAACTTTTATTTGCTCTTGCCAAAGCAAGCTCACTTGGTCTATACCGACCCCCCTCCTGTTTAGGAGTGTTGATTGCTAAATAATCAATATCATCTTGTGTTGGCACGCCATCAAAGAGATTAAAGGTTGCATCCCAAACTTCTGCAATAACTCGATCCGTTCTCATTTCATCAGGTATTTTTTGAGTAAACCCTACTAATGAATATGTCCTATGAGGTGTAGTAACTGCATAAATACTTAAGCCATAACCATCTTTATCAACTTCACGACGGGTTCTTTCAAACTTCCAATTTTCCCGAGCCATACGCCTAATCAGAGTTCGCATAAAACTTAAGCGAGTAGGGAATGAAGAACCCATTCTATCGAGACGCATGACCTTTTCAGGGGATCTCATAAAATCAGATTCATTATCAATAGTTAAAGTTTCTGTAGTCATAATTATTATTATAAAGGTTTAAATGATGCCTCAAAAAAGTTTAGCCAGTTTTTACCCATTATGAGATCTACATCACTATTATTAAAACCAACACTCACTAGACCATTAGCAATATTAATAAAATCGCGGTTATCACGGAACCATTGAGGCTGGTCAGGAAAACCTGCAAAACTAGCAGATCCCTCTCCATAATCTCGCTCATTTGTCCAAGTTCCATTTCTCATCCATTCAACAATACTATCAGGCTGATTCTGGCATAAATCAGTACCTATGCCAATATTTGTAACACCCATAATTTCAGCAGTTTCGGCAACCATATTGCAGAAACTTTCTAGTGAACAGTTAGTACCATCTTTAAGGTGGTGAGCATAAACTGAGAAGCCAAGCATACTGCCACTTTCTCCCAAAGCCTCAAGAACCTTATTAGATTTATTTCTTAATGCAGGATGCCAAAAAGTTGGATTTGCATGAGTAATAGCAATAGGTCTTTCAGAAATT
This genomic interval carries:
- a CDS encoding L-serine ammonia-lyase codes for the protein MFISVLDLFKVGVGPSSSHTMGPMIAANEFMKHVRFFVETNTKIDKYHIRCTLKDSLAYTGVGHATDRAVTLGLHGYLPHTIIKENMDEVIDYTWNSKSLDINEGQKAAFFSEEDIIFDTRNSLKQNPNGLVFDLLDKSDKILISHTYFSIGGGFISTLNEIENIEAPIASEPSSAYPYPFDNSDQMLEMSKKSNKKIWEMKLANELENMPEEILNKKLDEIWDAMKSCVEHGLSTEGILPGGLNTKRRAMRLHQSLQNDLENANTSDWLCAYAMAVNEENAAGHMVVTAPTNGAAGVVPATLYYYYKHKSATPEQIRQFLLSASAIGGLIKHNSSISGAEVGCQGEVGSASSMAAAGLCASRGGSSAQIENAAEMALEHHIGMTCDPVKGLVQVPCIERNGFGAVKAYTASSLSLRESGEHLISLDQCIEAMRKTGLDMSNKYKETSLGGLAVSFIEC